One segment of Peromyscus leucopus breed LL Stock chromosome 5, UCI_PerLeu_2.1, whole genome shotgun sequence DNA contains the following:
- the Kiaa0895l gene encoding uncharacterized protein KIAA0895-like homolog isoform X2: MVLDSGAQVYEQAPPSPPASPSSQRHRLKPSNRNGPPLYPWPQSLAMPLALAVPSSLQSQPMWQTFSKLHLGNRSHMRRSESTYSVNSTGQRGRGKAPLGRGCDPGGGTLRPAASLPHIAKTRKYVGNGSNKSPCMLVALRPTNMDQEREKFFQSHYTYNPQFEYQEPMPMSVLEKYQEASGQFIHQAVGIIEAVLEKFGTYEHFEAATGGQLLTKCQIWSIVRKYMQKEGCVGEVVVQLSEDLLSQAVMMVENSRPTLAINLTGARQYWLEGMLRHEIGTHYLRGVNNARQPWHSTEGRLQYGLRPANPTEEGLASLHSVLFRKQPFLWRAALLYYTIHQAARMSFRQLFQDLAQYVQDEAVRWEYCVRAKRGQTDTSQPGCFSKDQVYLDGIVRILRHRQTIDFPLLTSLGKVSYEDVDQLKPHGILDNTRVPHFMKDLGRYRQQLEHIMTTNRLDEAELGRLLPD; the protein is encoded by the exons ATGGTGCTGGATTCAGGGGCTCAGGTGTATGAGCAGGCACCCCCCAGCCCACCTGCTAGCCCCTCATCTCAGCGCCATAGGTTGAAGCCCTCAAACCGAAATGGGCCACCCTTGTACCCCTGGCCTCAGTCCCTGGCTATGCCTTTGGCTCTGGCAGTTCCCTCATCACTACAGTCTCAGCCTATGTGGCAGACCTTCTCAAAGCTGCACTTGGGAAACCGTAGCCACATGCGTCGCAGTGAGAGCACCTACAGTGTAAATAGTACTGGCCAGCGGGGGCGAGGCAAAGCGCCACTTGGACGGGGATGTGATCCAGGTGGAGGGACCCTACGGCCTGCGGCCTCCTTACCTCACATTGCTAAGACTCGAAAGTATGTAGGCAATGGTAGCAACAAGAGCCCCTGCATGTTAGTGGCCCTGCGGCCAACCAACATGGACCAGGAACGGGAGAAATTCTTCCAGTCCCATTACACCTACAATCCACAGTTCGAGTACCAGGAACCGATGCCAATGAGTGTGCTGGAGAAGTACCAGGAGGCCTCTGGACAGTTCATCCATCAG GCAGTTGGCATCATTGAGGCTGTCCTGGAGAAGTTTGGCACTTATGAACACTTTGAGGCCGCCACAGGGGGCCAGCTGCTGACCAAGTGCCAAATTTGGTCCATTGTGCGAAAATACATGCAGAAGGAGGGCTGCGTTGGGGAG GTTGTGGTACAGCTGAGTGAGGACCTGCTGTCCCAGGCAGTGATGATGGTGGAGAACAGCCGACCCACGCTGGCCATCAACTTGACTGGAGCCCGCCAGTATTGGTTGGAGGGCATGCTGCGGCATGAGATCG GCACTCACTACCTGCGTGGTGTGAACAATGCCAGACAACCGTGGCACAGCACTGAAGGCAGATTGCAGTATGGGCTTCGGCCAGCCAACCCCACTGAGGAGGGCCTGGCCAGCCTGCACAGTGTGCTGTTTAGAAAGCAACCCTTCCTGTGGCGGGCGGCCCTGCTCTACTACACCATTCACCAGGCTGCGCGCATGTCCTTCCGCCAGCTCTTCCAGGATCTGGCCCAATATGTGCAGGATGAGGCTGTACGCTGGGAGTACTGTGTCCGGGCCAAGCGAGGACAGACGGATACTTCCCAGCCAG GCTGCTTCAGCAAGGACCAGGTGTACCTGGATGGTATTGTCCGCATCCTGCGGCACCGTCAGACCATCGATTTCCCGCTGCTGACCTCACTGGGCAAG GTCTCCTATGAAGATGTGGACCAACTGAAGCCCCATGGAATACTAGATAATACCCGAGTGCCCCACTTTATGAAGGACTTGGGACGCTACCGGCAGCAGCTGGAACACATCATGACCACCAACCGACTGGACGAAGCAGAGCTGGGCCGCCTGCTCCCGGACTGA
- the Kiaa0895l gene encoding uncharacterized protein KIAA0895-like homolog isoform X1, producing the protein MLVSACPSVSLEVNSVGSWNDRAGCNPQDRMVLDSGAQVYEQAPPSPPASPSSQRHRLKPSNRNGPPLYPWPQSLAMPLALAVPSSLQSQPMWQTFSKLHLGNRSHMRRSESTYSVNSTGQRGRGKAPLGRGCDPGGGTLRPAASLPHIAKTRKYVGNGSNKSPCMLVALRPTNMDQEREKFFQSHYTYNPQFEYQEPMPMSVLEKYQEASGQFIHQAVGIIEAVLEKFGTYEHFEAATGGQLLTKCQIWSIVRKYMQKEGCVGEVVVQLSEDLLSQAVMMVENSRPTLAINLTGARQYWLEGMLRHEIGTHYLRGVNNARQPWHSTEGRLQYGLRPANPTEEGLASLHSVLFRKQPFLWRAALLYYTIHQAARMSFRQLFQDLAQYVQDEAVRWEYCVRAKRGQTDTSQPGCFSKDQVYLDGIVRILRHRQTIDFPLLTSLGKVSYEDVDQLKPHGILDNTRVPHFMKDLGRYRQQLEHIMTTNRLDEAELGRLLPD; encoded by the exons ATGCTGGTCTCTGCGTGCCCTTCTGTGTCCCTAGAGGTCAACAGTGTGGGAAGTTGGAACGACCGAGCTGGATGTAACCCTCAGGACAGAATGGTGCTGGATTCAGGGGCTCAGGTGTATGAGCAGGCACCCCCCAGCCCACCTGCTAGCCCCTCATCTCAGCGCCATAGGTTGAAGCCCTCAAACCGAAATGGGCCACCCTTGTACCCCTGGCCTCAGTCCCTGGCTATGCCTTTGGCTCTGGCAGTTCCCTCATCACTACAGTCTCAGCCTATGTGGCAGACCTTCTCAAAGCTGCACTTGGGAAACCGTAGCCACATGCGTCGCAGTGAGAGCACCTACAGTGTAAATAGTACTGGCCAGCGGGGGCGAGGCAAAGCGCCACTTGGACGGGGATGTGATCCAGGTGGAGGGACCCTACGGCCTGCGGCCTCCTTACCTCACATTGCTAAGACTCGAAAGTATGTAGGCAATGGTAGCAACAAGAGCCCCTGCATGTTAGTGGCCCTGCGGCCAACCAACATGGACCAGGAACGGGAGAAATTCTTCCAGTCCCATTACACCTACAATCCACAGTTCGAGTACCAGGAACCGATGCCAATGAGTGTGCTGGAGAAGTACCAGGAGGCCTCTGGACAGTTCATCCATCAG GCAGTTGGCATCATTGAGGCTGTCCTGGAGAAGTTTGGCACTTATGAACACTTTGAGGCCGCCACAGGGGGCCAGCTGCTGACCAAGTGCCAAATTTGGTCCATTGTGCGAAAATACATGCAGAAGGAGGGCTGCGTTGGGGAG GTTGTGGTACAGCTGAGTGAGGACCTGCTGTCCCAGGCAGTGATGATGGTGGAGAACAGCCGACCCACGCTGGCCATCAACTTGACTGGAGCCCGCCAGTATTGGTTGGAGGGCATGCTGCGGCATGAGATCG GCACTCACTACCTGCGTGGTGTGAACAATGCCAGACAACCGTGGCACAGCACTGAAGGCAGATTGCAGTATGGGCTTCGGCCAGCCAACCCCACTGAGGAGGGCCTGGCCAGCCTGCACAGTGTGCTGTTTAGAAAGCAACCCTTCCTGTGGCGGGCGGCCCTGCTCTACTACACCATTCACCAGGCTGCGCGCATGTCCTTCCGCCAGCTCTTCCAGGATCTGGCCCAATATGTGCAGGATGAGGCTGTACGCTGGGAGTACTGTGTCCGGGCCAAGCGAGGACAGACGGATACTTCCCAGCCAG GCTGCTTCAGCAAGGACCAGGTGTACCTGGATGGTATTGTCCGCATCCTGCGGCACCGTCAGACCATCGATTTCCCGCTGCTGACCTCACTGGGCAAG GTCTCCTATGAAGATGTGGACCAACTGAAGCCCCATGGAATACTAGATAATACCCGAGTGCCCCACTTTATGAAGGACTTGGGACGCTACCGGCAGCAGCTGGAACACATCATGACCACCAACCGACTGGACGAAGCAGAGCTGGGCCGCCTGCTCCCGGACTGA
- the Kiaa0895l gene encoding uncharacterized protein KIAA0895-like homolog isoform X3 — MPMSVLEKYQEASGQFIHQAVGIIEAVLEKFGTYEHFEAATGGQLLTKCQIWSIVRKYMQKEGCVGEVVVQLSEDLLSQAVMMVENSRPTLAINLTGARQYWLEGMLRHEIGTHYLRGVNNARQPWHSTEGRLQYGLRPANPTEEGLASLHSVLFRKQPFLWRAALLYYTIHQAARMSFRQLFQDLAQYVQDEAVRWEYCVRAKRGQTDTSQPGCFSKDQVYLDGIVRILRHRQTIDFPLLTSLGKVSYEDVDQLKPHGILDNTRVPHFMKDLGRYRQQLEHIMTTNRLDEAELGRLLPD; from the exons ATGCCAATGAGTGTGCTGGAGAAGTACCAGGAGGCCTCTGGACAGTTCATCCATCAG GCAGTTGGCATCATTGAGGCTGTCCTGGAGAAGTTTGGCACTTATGAACACTTTGAGGCCGCCACAGGGGGCCAGCTGCTGACCAAGTGCCAAATTTGGTCCATTGTGCGAAAATACATGCAGAAGGAGGGCTGCGTTGGGGAG GTTGTGGTACAGCTGAGTGAGGACCTGCTGTCCCAGGCAGTGATGATGGTGGAGAACAGCCGACCCACGCTGGCCATCAACTTGACTGGAGCCCGCCAGTATTGGTTGGAGGGCATGCTGCGGCATGAGATCG GCACTCACTACCTGCGTGGTGTGAACAATGCCAGACAACCGTGGCACAGCACTGAAGGCAGATTGCAGTATGGGCTTCGGCCAGCCAACCCCACTGAGGAGGGCCTGGCCAGCCTGCACAGTGTGCTGTTTAGAAAGCAACCCTTCCTGTGGCGGGCGGCCCTGCTCTACTACACCATTCACCAGGCTGCGCGCATGTCCTTCCGCCAGCTCTTCCAGGATCTGGCCCAATATGTGCAGGATGAGGCTGTACGCTGGGAGTACTGTGTCCGGGCCAAGCGAGGACAGACGGATACTTCCCAGCCAG GCTGCTTCAGCAAGGACCAGGTGTACCTGGATGGTATTGTCCGCATCCTGCGGCACCGTCAGACCATCGATTTCCCGCTGCTGACCTCACTGGGCAAG GTCTCCTATGAAGATGTGGACCAACTGAAGCCCCATGGAATACTAGATAATACCCGAGTGCCCCACTTTATGAAGGACTTGGGACGCTACCGGCAGCAGCTGGAACACATCATGACCACCAACCGACTGGACGAAGCAGAGCTGGGCCGCCTGCTCCCGGACTGA